In Spinacia oleracea cultivar Varoflay chromosome 5, BTI_SOV_V1, whole genome shotgun sequence, a single window of DNA contains:
- the LOC110783828 gene encoding glutathione reductase, chloroplastic isoform X1, with protein MATCLSNTTFSSSSSSKALQSLCKRFPRPRFLSLSSLSSSRSPKILHFLSPHRHLRLRRNFSIRAESSSSSSSDNGAKYDFDLFTIGAGSGGVRASRFAANFGASSAVCELPFSTISSETAGGVGGTCVLRGCVPKKLLVYSSKYSHEFEDSHGFGWSYDAEPKHDWSTLIANKNAELQRLTGIYKNILSNSGVTLIEGRGKIVDPHTVDVDGKLYSARHILISVGGRPFIPDIPGSEYVIDSDAALDLPEKPKKIAIIGGGYIGLEFAGIFNGLGSDVHVFIRQKKILRGFDEEIRDFLAEQMAVRGIEFHAEESPQAITKSADGTLSLKTNKETIDGFSHIMFATGRRPNTKNLGLEAVGVKMDKNGAIEVNEYSQSSVPSIWAVGDVTDRVNLTPVALMEGGALAKTLFANEPTKPDYRAIPSAVFSQPPLGQVGLTEEQAVETYGDVDVYTSNFRPLKATLSGLPDRVYMKLLVSAKTGKVLGLHMCGDDAPEIVQGFAVAVKAGLTKADFDATIGIHPTAAEEFVTMRTPTRQIRNGPPKGKKDSEPQPAAAV; from the exons atggCGACTTGCTTAAGCAACACCACCTTCTCATCATCGTCTTCCTCAAAAGCTCTTCAATCTCTCTGCAAACGATTTCCTCGCCCTcgcttcctctctctctcctcattgtCCTCCTCTCGTTCTCCCAAAATCCTACACTTTCTATCTCCTCATCGCCACCTTCGTCTCCGCCGAAACTTCTCAATCCGAGCTgaatcttcctcttcttcttcttccgaCAATGGCGCTAAGTACGATTTCGACCTATTTACTATTGGTGCTGGAAGCGGCGGAGTGAGAGCTTCGCGTTTCGCTGCCAATTTTGGCGCTTCTTCCGCTGTTTGTGAGCTTCCTTTCAGTACTATCTCGTCTGAGACTGCTGGCGGTGTTGGTGGAAC ATGTGTGCTTCGTGGATGTGTGCCAAAGAAGCTACTTGTCTATTCTTCTAAATATTCTCATGAATTTGAGGACAGTCATGGTTTTGGATGGAGTTATGATGCTGAACCCAAGCATGATTGGAGCACCTTGATTGCTAACAAGAATGCTGAACTTCAGCGCCTCACAGGCATCTACAAGAATATCTTGAGTAATTCAGGTGTCACGCTTATTGAAGGTCGTGGAAAG ATTGTGGATCCACACACAGTTGACGTGGATGGAAAACTTTACTCTGCGAGACACATTTTGATTTCTGTTGGGGGCCGTCCATTTATCCCTGATATTCCTGGCAGCGAGTATGTTATTGATTCTGATGCTGCTCTTGATCTCCCAGAGAAGCCCAAGAAAATTGCAATCATCGGGGGTGGATACATTGGTTTAGAATTTGCTGGTATCTTTAATGGTTTGGGAAGTGATGTTCATGTTTTCATTCGTCAAAAGAAGATTCTTAGAGGCTTTGATGAAGAG ATCAGAGATTTTCTTGCCGAACAGATGGCCGTGAGAGGAATTGAGTTCCACGCAGAAGAATCTCCCCAAGCTATCACAAAATCTGCAGATGGCACTTTATCATTAAAGACCAACAAGGAAACTATTGATGGTTTTTCACATATTATGTTTGCCACAGGTAGAAGGCCAAATACTAAG AACTTGGGGCTGGAAGCTGTGGGGGTAAAGATGGACAAGAATGGAGCCATAGAG GTCAATGAGTATTCTCAGTCATCTGTTCCTTCTATATGGGCAGTGGGTGACGTCACTGATAGAGTGAATTTGACCCCTGTTGCGTTGATGGAGGGAGGAGCATTAGCAAAGACACTGTTTGCAAATGAGCCAACAAAACCTGATTACCG AGCTATACCTTCTGCCGTGTTTTCTCAGCCACCTCTCGGCCAAGTTGGCTTAACAGAGGAGCAA GCCGTAGAAACATACGGTGACGTTGATGTTTACACTTCAAACTTTAGGCCTTTAAAGGCCACTTTATCTGGTCTTCCAGATCGTGTTTACATGAAACTTCTAGTCTCTGCGAAGACTGGCAAAGTCCTTGGATTGCATATGTGCGGAGATGATGCACCAGAGATAGTGCAG GGGTTTGCAGTTGCAGTGAAAGCTGGGTTGACAAAGGCAGACTTTGATGCCACAATTGGCATTCATCCTACAGCAGCAGAAGAATTTGTTACAATGAGGACACCTACACGCCAAATTCGCAATGGCCCACCAAAG GGCAAAAAGGATTCCGAGCCTCAACCTGCTGCAGCAGTTTAG
- the LOC110783866 gene encoding probable galacturonosyltransferase 6 isoform X2 yields the protein MKRFRRWQRIFILFLLSLSVFAPLVLVSIRLKTLTSEGKNKFVEDLPSIMQQYKSDVILLSAVGQGSRTSDVKVESGSERRGTQQLVGEEVKPIKPREELVTVKTKDHSDQISSQHDHGVRAPRLTVHHSNNSRNETRKATDEKVKQMKDQVVRARAYLSFATTAGNTHLVKELKLRIKEVERAMGEARKDSELSRGRLQKMKYMESTLSKASHVYPDCSNMVNKLRAMTHSAEEQVQSQRKQTTFLTELAGRTTPKGLHCLSMRLTTDYFMLQPEKQMLPNQQNVNNPDFHHYVTFSDNVLAAAVVVNSTVSNAMEPERVVFHVVTDSLNFPTISMWFLLNPPGKATIQVLNMQDFQWWNMFESSQEKQSSSDPRYSSLLNHLRFYLPEIFPQLGKIVFLDHDVVVQKDLSGLLTIDMKGKVNGAVETCQEDKSSFRQMARFINFSDPLVARKFDANTCTWAFGMNLFDLRQWRHHDLTSSYRRFLLKGNGRPLWKAGSLPLGWITFYNRTLPLDQRWHLLGLGFDSVLRLEDIEQAAVIHYDGIMKPWLDIGIKKYKSYWNKYANYDHPYMQQCNLHG from the exons ATGAAGCGGTTTCGGAGATGGCAGAGGATCTTCATCCTCTTTCTTCTCTCACTTTCTGTATTTGCTCCCCTGGTTTTAGTCTCCATTAGACTCAAAACTCTTACTTCTGAAG GGAAAAACAAATTCGTCGAAGATTTACCGAGTATT ATGCAGCAATATAAGTCAGATGTAATACTACTAAGTGCAGTTGGACAG GGTTCGAGGACGAGTGACGTCAAGGTGGAGTCTGGATCAGAAAGAAGGG GAACTCAGCAACTTGTTGGAGAAGAAGTCAAGCCAATTAAGCCAAGGGAAGAACTCGTAACTGTAAAAACCAAG GACCACTCAGATCAAATTTCTAGTCAACATGATCATGGAGTCCGAGCCCCTCGTCTAACAGTTCATCATAGCAACAATTCACGCAACGAGACACGGAAGGCTACAGATGAGAAGGTGAAGCAAATGAAAGATCAGGTAGTTAGGGCCAGGGCATACTTGAGTTTTGCTACGACTGCAGGTAATACCCATTTAGTGAAAGAGTTGAAGCTACGTATAAAAGAAGTTGAACGAGCAATGGGGGAAGCCAGAAAAGATTCAGAATTATCGAGAGG TCGCTTGCAGAAAATGAAATATATGGAGAGCACCTTGTCAAAAGCAAGTCATGTATACCCAGATTGCTCAAATATGGTTAATAAGCTCCGTGCAATGACACACAGTGCTGAAGAACAAGTCCAGTCACAGAGGAAGCAGACAACATTTCTTACTGAGCTTGCAGGAAGAACAACCCCAAAAGGCCTTCATTGTCTCTCTATGAGGCTCACTACAGATTACTTTATGTTGCAGCCTGAAAAACAGATGCTTCCCAATCAGCAAAATGTTAACAACCCAGATTTTCATCATTATGTTACTTTCTCTGATAATGTCTTGGCTGCTGCAGTGGTTGTGAACTCCACAGTCTCCAATGCCATG GAACCCGAGAGAGTCGTCTTTCACGTAGTGACAGATTCTCTTAACTTCCCCACAATCTCTATGTGGTTTTTGTTAAATCCTCCTGGAAAAGCCACCATCCAGGTCTTAAATATGCAAGATTTTCAATGGTGGAATATGTTTGAATCATCACAGGAGAAGCAAAGTTCTAGTGATCCTAGATATTCATCTCTACTCAATCACCTACGCTTTTACCTTCCTGAAATTTTCCCGCAGCTCGGTAAGATAGTATTTCTCGACCACGATGTGGTGGTTCAGAAAGATCTAAGTGGTCTCTTGACCATTGATATGAAGGGGAAAGTTAACGGAGCAGTAGAGACATGCCAAGAAGACAAGTCTTCGTTCAGGCAAATGGCAAGGTTCATCAATTTTTCAGATCCACTTGTGGCCCGGAAGTTTGATGCCAATACATGTACGTGGGCGTTTGGGATGAACTTGTTTGACCTAAGACAGTGGAGGCATCATGATTTGACCTCAAGCTACCGTAGATTCCTACTAAAG GGCAATGGAAGACCTCTTTGGAAAGCAGGAAGTTTACCTCTAGGTTGGATCACTTTCTATAATCGAACATTACCTTTGGACCAGAGATGGCATcttttagggttagggttcgaTTCAGTGTTGAGGTTAGAAGACATTGAACAAGCAGCAGTTATACACTACGACGGAATCATGAAACCTTGGTTAGATATCGGGATAAAGAAGTACAAATCATACTGGAACAAATACGCGAATTATGATCATCCCTACATGCAACAATGTAATCTTCACGGGTAA
- the LOC110783856 gene encoding photosystem II reaction center W protein, chloroplastic, with product MATITASSSASLVARASLVHNSRVGVSSSPILGLPSMTKRSKVTCSIENKPSTTETTTTTNKSMGASLLAAAAAATISNPAMALVDERMSTEGTGLPFGLSNNLLGWILFGVFGLIWALYFVYASGLEEDEESGLSL from the exons ATGGCCACCATCACAGCTAGCTCTTCAGCTTCTTTGGTTGCACGTGCTAGTCTCGTGCACAACTCTAGGGTTGGAGTTTCATCTTCACCTATTCTTG GATTGCCATCAATGACAAAGAGGAGCAAAGTAACATGTTCAATTGAGAACAAGCCATCAACCACAGagaccaccaccacaacaaacaAGAGCATGGGTGCATCATTGCTAGCCGCCGCTGCGGCCGCAACCATTTCAAACCCAGCAATGGCTCTTGTTGATGAGAGAATGAGCACAGAAGGAACTGGATTACCCTTTGGTTTAAGCAACAACCTTCTTGGTTGGATCCTTTTTGGTGTATTTGGTCTCATTTGGGCTCTTTACTTTGTCTATGCTTCTGGTCTTGAAGAGGATGAGGAATCTGGATTGTCCCTTTAA
- the LOC110781814 gene encoding sugar transport protein 1-like, with the protein MAGGVIIDGGKVGKEYPGKLTGYVFLSCLLAAAGGLIFGYDIGISGGVTSMPMFLEKFFPSVYRQQMADSGTNQYCKFNSVKLTMFTSSLYLAALVASIVASTVTRKWGRKRSMFVGGLLFLAGGAINAAAQNVAMLIIGRILLGFGIGFANQSVPVFLSEMAPYKHRGALNMMFQLTITIGILIANLLNYVFAKVDHIGWRLSLGGAMVPALIILFGSLILPETPNSLIERGKPDEAKKQLLKIRGVENVDAEFEDLVTASEASEKVKDPWKSLFKDRQYRPPLIFAFVIPMFQQLTGINVIMFYAPVLFKTIGFADDASLMSAVITGGVNVVATLVSIYGVDKWGRRSLFLQGGSQMLIFQILVASFIGWKFGVTGDAANLPEWYAIVVVLFICIYVAGFAWSWGPLGWLVPSEIFPLEVRSAAQSINVSVNMIFTFIIAQAFLPMLCAMKFGLFIFFAFFVVVMTIFIYFLLPETKNVPIEEMNLVWKNHKFWGHFIPDDVVTPEMPVLKA; encoded by the exons ATGGCGGGTGGAGTAATTATTGATGGTGGAAAGGTTGGTAAAGAGTATCCAGGAAAATTAACAGGTTATGTCTTTTTGAGTTGCCTTCTTGCAGCGGCTGGAGGTTTGATATTCGGTTATGACATCGGGATTTCag GTGGAGTTACATCAATGCCCATGTTTTTGGAGAAATTTTTTCCATCAGTTTATAGACAACAGATGGCGGACTCGGGAACGAACCAATACTGCAAATTCAATAGCGTCAAGTTAACTATGTTCACATCCTCTTTGTACTTGGCTGCACTAGTAGCTTCTATTGTGGCATCGACTGTCACTAGAAAGTGGGGTCGTAAGCGATCCATGTTTGTTGGAGGCCTCCTCTTCCTGGCTGGTGGTGCTATTAATGCCGCTGCTCAAAACGTTGCCATGTTGATCATCGGTCGTATACTTCTGGGTTTTGGCATTGGCTTCGCTAATCAG TCAGTACCTGTGTTTCTGTCAGAGATGGCACCTTACAAGCATCGTGGTGCGCTAAACATGATGTTCCAACTCACAATCACAATAGGAATCCTCATAGCCAATCTCCTTAACTACGTATTTGCCAAAGTTGACCACATTGGGTGGAGGTTGAGTCTCGGAGGAGCTATGGTTCCTGCTCTCATTATCCTTTTTGGTTCTTTAATCCTTCCCGAAACCCCCAACTCCCTCATTGAAAGAGGCAAACCCGATGAAGCTAAGAAACAACTGTTGAAAATTCGAGGGGTAGAAAATGTTGATGCCGAATTCGAAGACCTAGTTACAGCTAGTGAAGCCTCCGAGAAGGTGAAAGACCCTTGGAAAAGCCTCTTTAAGGACAGACAATATAGACCCCCTCTTATATTCGCCTTTGTAATCCCAATGTTTCAACAACTTACTGGGATCAATGTGATCATGTTCTACGCACCTGTTCTATTTAAAACAATCGGATTTGCAGATGATGCCTCCCTTATGTCAGCAGTTATTACTGGTGGGGTTAACGTTGTTGCTACTTTAGTTTCTATTTATGGTGTTGATAAATGGGGAAGGCGCTCTCTTTTCCTTCAAGGTGGCAGCCAAATGCTCATTTTTCAG ATACTGGTGGCATCATTCATCGGATGGAAATTTGGGGTGACAGGAGATGCAGCAAATTTGCCAGAATGGTATGCAATTGTAGTTGTATTGTTTATATGCATCTACGTAGCTGGATTCGCATGGTCATGGGGACCTCTAGGATGGCTAGTACCAAGTGAAATCTTCCCTCTTGAAGTTCGATCTGCTGCACAGAGCATCAATGTATCAGTTAACATGATATTCACCTTTATAATTGCCCAAGCTTTCCTCCCAATGTTATGTGCCATGAAGTTTGGACTCTTTATCTTTTTCGCCTTCTTCGTGGTAGTTATGACAATATTCATCTACTTCTTGTTGCCTGAGACCAAGAATGTGCCTATTGAAGAGATGAATCTTGTTTGGAAGA
- the LOC110782251 gene encoding phospholipase A1-Igamma2, chloroplastic yields the protein MSISLSNMQALPFTTNHNNNLSIRPENPFPVTLSTQKYPSGRPEDAILTTKPSSVVQVLSRTNDALSYTMIEPWRETGVEYGREVYGPGPGPVMKERADNELVGRWREIHGENDWAGLLDPMDSLLRAELIRYGEMAQACYDAFDFDPFSKYCGSCRYSRHMFFKGLEMEDYGYDVTRYLYATSNINLPNFFRNSRWPKVWSKNANWIGYVAVSNDERSKQLGRRDISISWRGTVTRREWVHDLMDFLRPVSDEKIPCPDQNVKAESGFLDLYADKDPDCRYCKFSAREQILTEVKRLLELYHDEEVSITITGHSLGSALAILSAYDIAETGIHIGSSNRATPISVISFSGPRVGNLRFKERLEELGVKVLRVVNVHDMVPKAPGLVINEKLPSGYLKLAQWSPWSYCHVGVELALDHKNSLFLKDTNDPTCSHNLEAHLHLLDGYHGKGKRFHLTMGRDIALVNKSCDFLKDHYQIPPYWRQDQNRGMIRSKDGRWIQEERHILDDHPDCTHHHLKQLGLTH from the exons ATGTCAATTTCTCTCTCAAATATGCAAGCTCTTCCCTTCACCACAAACCATAATAATAATCTTTCCATTCGGCCCGAAAACCCATTTCCGGTGACGCTTTCGACCCAAAAATACCCGTCCGGGAGGCCCGAAGATGCAATCCTTACCACTAAACCAAGTTCGGTTGTGCAAGTTTTATCAAGAACAAATGATGCATTGTCCTATACAATGATTGAGCCTTGGAGAGAAACAGGAGTGGAATATGGAAGGGAAGTGTATGGGCCTGGGCCTGGGCCTGTAATGAAGGAAAGGGCTGATAATGAGTTAGTGGGCCGTTGGAGGGAGATTCATGGAGAGAATGATTGGGCCGGGCTACTTGATCCAATGGATTCTCTCTTACGGGCCGAACTTATCCGGTATGGGGAAATGGCCCAAGCCTGCTACGATGCGTTTGATTTTGATccattttcaaaatattgtGGGAGTTGTAGGTATTCAAGGCACATGTTCTTTAAAGGTCTTGAAATGGAGGATTATGGGTATGATGTAACAAGATACTTGTATGCTACATCCAATATTAACTTACCTAACTTTTTTAGGAACTCTAGATGGCCCAAAGTTTGGTCCAAGAATGCTAATTGGATCGGGTACGTGGCGGTATCCAACGACGAGAGGTCCAAACAATTGGGCCGTAGGGATATAAGTATTTCTTGGAGGGGTACGGTGACCCGTCGTGAGTGGGTCCATGATCTTATGGACTTCCTTAGGCCCGTATCCGACGAGAAAATCCCGTGCCCGGACCAAAATGTCAAGGCCGAATCCGGGTTCTTGGACCTTTACGCCGATAAAGACCCAGATTGCCGGTATTGCAAGTTCTCGGCCCGAGAACAAATATTAACCGAGGTGAAACGACTTTTAGAGTTGTACCACGACGAAGAAGTGAGTATAACTATAACGGGCCATAGCTTGGGTAGTGCCCTAGCCATTTTAAGTGCCTATGATATAGCCGAGACGGGTATCCACATCGGGTCAAGCAACCGGGCTACACCGATAAGCGTGATCTCGTTCTCGGGCCCGCGGGTCGGGAACTTAAGGTTTAAGGAGAGGTTGGAGGAGCTAGGGGTGAAAGTGCTTAGGGTGGTAAATGTGCATGATATGGTTCCTAAAGCACCAGGATTAGTAATAAATGAAAAATTACCATCGGGTTATTTAAAATTGGCCCAATGGTCACCTTGGAGTTATTGTCATGTAGGCGTGGAGCTTGCTTTGGATCATAAGAATTCTCTATTTCTTAAAGACACCAACGACCCAACTTGTTCACACAATTTGGAGGCCCACTTACATCTACTTGATGG GTaccatggaaaagggaaaagATTCCATCTAACAATGGGAAGAGACATTGCATTAGTGAACAAATCTTGTGATTTTTTGAAAGATCATTACCAAATCCCTCCTTATTGGAGACAGGATCAAAATAGAGGGATGATCAGGAGTAAAGATGGCCGTTGGATCCAGGAAGAGCGTCATATTCTTGATGATCATCCTGATTGTACTCATCACCATCTTAAACAACTTGGACTTACACACTAG
- the LOC110783846 gene encoding 60S ribosomal protein L35a-3, with protein MVKGRQGERVRLYVRGSIQGYKRSKVNQYPNTSLVQIEGVNTQEEVAWYLGKRIAYIYKAETKKNGSHYRCIWGKVCRPHGNSGVVRAKFTSNLPPKSMGDKVRVMMYPSNI; from the exons ATGGTGAAAGGTCGTCAAGGTGAGCGCGTCAGACTCTACGTCCGAGGATCAATCCAAGGCTACAAGAG GTCGAAAGTGAACCAGTACCCAAACACATCTTTGGTTCAGATCGAAGGAGTGAATACTCAAGAAGAAGTAGCATGGTATTTGGGAAAGAGGATTGCTTACATTTACAAGGCTGAGACTAAGAAGAATGGGTCCCACTATCGTTGTATTTGGGGAAAGGTTTGCAGGCCTCATGGTAACAGTGGTGTTGTTCGTGCTAAGTTCACCTCCAACCTCCCTCCTAAATCTATG GGTGACAAGGTTAGGGTTATGATGTATCCCAGCAACATCTAA
- the LOC110783828 gene encoding glutathione reductase, chloroplastic isoform X2, whose translation MATCLSNTTFSSSSSSKALQSLCKRFPRPRFLSLSSLSSSRSPKILHFLSPHRHLRLRRNFSIRAESSSSSSSDNGAKYDFDLFTIGAGSGGVRASRFAANFGASSAVCELPFSTISSETAGGVGGTCVLRGCVPKKLLVYSSKYSHEFEDSHGFGWSYDAEPKHDWSTLIANKNAELQRLTGIYKNILSNSGVTLIEGRGKIVDPHTVDVDGKLYSARHILISVGGRPFIPDIPGSEYVIDSDAALDLPEKPKKIAIIGGGYIGLEFAGIFNGLGSDVHVFIRQKKILRGFDEEIRDFLAEQMAVRGIEFHAEESPQAITKSADGTLSLKTNKETIDGFSHIMFATGRRPNTKNLGLEAVGVKMDKNGAIEVNEYSQSSVPSIWAVGDVTDRVNLTPVALMEGGALAKTLFANEPTKPDYRAIPSAVFSQPPLGQVGLTEEQAVETYGDVDVYTSNFRPLKATLSGLPDRVYMKLLVSAKTGKVLGLHMCGDDAPEIVQGFAVAVKAGLTKADFDATIGIHPTAAEEFVTMRTPTRQIRNGPPKDSEPQPAAAV comes from the exons atggCGACTTGCTTAAGCAACACCACCTTCTCATCATCGTCTTCCTCAAAAGCTCTTCAATCTCTCTGCAAACGATTTCCTCGCCCTcgcttcctctctctctcctcattgtCCTCCTCTCGTTCTCCCAAAATCCTACACTTTCTATCTCCTCATCGCCACCTTCGTCTCCGCCGAAACTTCTCAATCCGAGCTgaatcttcctcttcttcttcttccgaCAATGGCGCTAAGTACGATTTCGACCTATTTACTATTGGTGCTGGAAGCGGCGGAGTGAGAGCTTCGCGTTTCGCTGCCAATTTTGGCGCTTCTTCCGCTGTTTGTGAGCTTCCTTTCAGTACTATCTCGTCTGAGACTGCTGGCGGTGTTGGTGGAAC ATGTGTGCTTCGTGGATGTGTGCCAAAGAAGCTACTTGTCTATTCTTCTAAATATTCTCATGAATTTGAGGACAGTCATGGTTTTGGATGGAGTTATGATGCTGAACCCAAGCATGATTGGAGCACCTTGATTGCTAACAAGAATGCTGAACTTCAGCGCCTCACAGGCATCTACAAGAATATCTTGAGTAATTCAGGTGTCACGCTTATTGAAGGTCGTGGAAAG ATTGTGGATCCACACACAGTTGACGTGGATGGAAAACTTTACTCTGCGAGACACATTTTGATTTCTGTTGGGGGCCGTCCATTTATCCCTGATATTCCTGGCAGCGAGTATGTTATTGATTCTGATGCTGCTCTTGATCTCCCAGAGAAGCCCAAGAAAATTGCAATCATCGGGGGTGGATACATTGGTTTAGAATTTGCTGGTATCTTTAATGGTTTGGGAAGTGATGTTCATGTTTTCATTCGTCAAAAGAAGATTCTTAGAGGCTTTGATGAAGAG ATCAGAGATTTTCTTGCCGAACAGATGGCCGTGAGAGGAATTGAGTTCCACGCAGAAGAATCTCCCCAAGCTATCACAAAATCTGCAGATGGCACTTTATCATTAAAGACCAACAAGGAAACTATTGATGGTTTTTCACATATTATGTTTGCCACAGGTAGAAGGCCAAATACTAAG AACTTGGGGCTGGAAGCTGTGGGGGTAAAGATGGACAAGAATGGAGCCATAGAG GTCAATGAGTATTCTCAGTCATCTGTTCCTTCTATATGGGCAGTGGGTGACGTCACTGATAGAGTGAATTTGACCCCTGTTGCGTTGATGGAGGGAGGAGCATTAGCAAAGACACTGTTTGCAAATGAGCCAACAAAACCTGATTACCG AGCTATACCTTCTGCCGTGTTTTCTCAGCCACCTCTCGGCCAAGTTGGCTTAACAGAGGAGCAA GCCGTAGAAACATACGGTGACGTTGATGTTTACACTTCAAACTTTAGGCCTTTAAAGGCCACTTTATCTGGTCTTCCAGATCGTGTTTACATGAAACTTCTAGTCTCTGCGAAGACTGGCAAAGTCCTTGGATTGCATATGTGCGGAGATGATGCACCAGAGATAGTGCAG GGGTTTGCAGTTGCAGTGAAAGCTGGGTTGACAAAGGCAGACTTTGATGCCACAATTGGCATTCATCCTACAGCAGCAGAAGAATTTGTTACAATGAGGACACCTACACGCCAAATTCGCAATGGCCCACCAAAG GATTCCGAGCCTCAACCTGCTGCAGCAGTTTAG
- the LOC110783866 gene encoding probable galacturonosyltransferase 6 isoform X1 — protein MKRFRRWQRIFILFLLSLSVFAPLVLVSIRLKTLTSEGKNKFVEDLPSIMQQYKSDVILLSAVGQEAREGVKEPRPEVYRDQNYSVVNFNQNQGGDSTVQGSRTSDVKVESGSERRGTQQLVGEEVKPIKPREELVTVKTKDHSDQISSQHDHGVRAPRLTVHHSNNSRNETRKATDEKVKQMKDQVVRARAYLSFATTAGNTHLVKELKLRIKEVERAMGEARKDSELSRGRLQKMKYMESTLSKASHVYPDCSNMVNKLRAMTHSAEEQVQSQRKQTTFLTELAGRTTPKGLHCLSMRLTTDYFMLQPEKQMLPNQQNVNNPDFHHYVTFSDNVLAAAVVVNSTVSNAMEPERVVFHVVTDSLNFPTISMWFLLNPPGKATIQVLNMQDFQWWNMFESSQEKQSSSDPRYSSLLNHLRFYLPEIFPQLGKIVFLDHDVVVQKDLSGLLTIDMKGKVNGAVETCQEDKSSFRQMARFINFSDPLVARKFDANTCTWAFGMNLFDLRQWRHHDLTSSYRRFLLKGNGRPLWKAGSLPLGWITFYNRTLPLDQRWHLLGLGFDSVLRLEDIEQAAVIHYDGIMKPWLDIGIKKYKSYWNKYANYDHPYMQQCNLHG, from the exons ATGAAGCGGTTTCGGAGATGGCAGAGGATCTTCATCCTCTTTCTTCTCTCACTTTCTGTATTTGCTCCCCTGGTTTTAGTCTCCATTAGACTCAAAACTCTTACTTCTGAAG GGAAAAACAAATTCGTCGAAGATTTACCGAGTATT ATGCAGCAATATAAGTCAGATGTAATACTACTAAGTGCAGTTGGACAG GAAGCAAGAGAGGGTGTGAAAGAGCCTAGACCAGAAGTTTATAGAGATCAGAATTACTCTGTAGTTAATTTTAATCAGAATCAGGGTGGGGATTCGACGGTGCAGGGTTCGAGGACGAGTGACGTCAAGGTGGAGTCTGGATCAGAAAGAAGGG GAACTCAGCAACTTGTTGGAGAAGAAGTCAAGCCAATTAAGCCAAGGGAAGAACTCGTAACTGTAAAAACCAAG GACCACTCAGATCAAATTTCTAGTCAACATGATCATGGAGTCCGAGCCCCTCGTCTAACAGTTCATCATAGCAACAATTCACGCAACGAGACACGGAAGGCTACAGATGAGAAGGTGAAGCAAATGAAAGATCAGGTAGTTAGGGCCAGGGCATACTTGAGTTTTGCTACGACTGCAGGTAATACCCATTTAGTGAAAGAGTTGAAGCTACGTATAAAAGAAGTTGAACGAGCAATGGGGGAAGCCAGAAAAGATTCAGAATTATCGAGAGG TCGCTTGCAGAAAATGAAATATATGGAGAGCACCTTGTCAAAAGCAAGTCATGTATACCCAGATTGCTCAAATATGGTTAATAAGCTCCGTGCAATGACACACAGTGCTGAAGAACAAGTCCAGTCACAGAGGAAGCAGACAACATTTCTTACTGAGCTTGCAGGAAGAACAACCCCAAAAGGCCTTCATTGTCTCTCTATGAGGCTCACTACAGATTACTTTATGTTGCAGCCTGAAAAACAGATGCTTCCCAATCAGCAAAATGTTAACAACCCAGATTTTCATCATTATGTTACTTTCTCTGATAATGTCTTGGCTGCTGCAGTGGTTGTGAACTCCACAGTCTCCAATGCCATG GAACCCGAGAGAGTCGTCTTTCACGTAGTGACAGATTCTCTTAACTTCCCCACAATCTCTATGTGGTTTTTGTTAAATCCTCCTGGAAAAGCCACCATCCAGGTCTTAAATATGCAAGATTTTCAATGGTGGAATATGTTTGAATCATCACAGGAGAAGCAAAGTTCTAGTGATCCTAGATATTCATCTCTACTCAATCACCTACGCTTTTACCTTCCTGAAATTTTCCCGCAGCTCGGTAAGATAGTATTTCTCGACCACGATGTGGTGGTTCAGAAAGATCTAAGTGGTCTCTTGACCATTGATATGAAGGGGAAAGTTAACGGAGCAGTAGAGACATGCCAAGAAGACAAGTCTTCGTTCAGGCAAATGGCAAGGTTCATCAATTTTTCAGATCCACTTGTGGCCCGGAAGTTTGATGCCAATACATGTACGTGGGCGTTTGGGATGAACTTGTTTGACCTAAGACAGTGGAGGCATCATGATTTGACCTCAAGCTACCGTAGATTCCTACTAAAG GGCAATGGAAGACCTCTTTGGAAAGCAGGAAGTTTACCTCTAGGTTGGATCACTTTCTATAATCGAACATTACCTTTGGACCAGAGATGGCATcttttagggttagggttcgaTTCAGTGTTGAGGTTAGAAGACATTGAACAAGCAGCAGTTATACACTACGACGGAATCATGAAACCTTGGTTAGATATCGGGATAAAGAAGTACAAATCATACTGGAACAAATACGCGAATTATGATCATCCCTACATGCAACAATGTAATCTTCACGGGTAA